A stretch of DNA from Candidatus Hinthialibacter antarcticus:
TGATTTTCACCGAAAGAGAAGGCTTTCATGACGCGATTTATTGTTACTGGCGGCGCGGGGTTTATCGGCTCCCATATTGTCGAACGATTGTTGGACGAAGAGCACCAAGTCGTTGTGATCGACGACCTCAGCACAGGCCGCATCGAGAACGCCGATCCATTCAAAGACCGAATCGATTTTCAACAGATTGATTTACGAAATTTGGATGACGTGCGCCGCGCCGTTGAAGGCGCCGATCATGTATTTCACCAAGCGGCGCTGCCTTCCGTCCCGCGCTCGATCGAAAACCCGCTCGAAAGCCATCACGTCAACGTCACGGGGACCGTCAACCTTCTCATCGCTGCAAAAGACGCCGACGTTAAACGGTTTGTGTACGCCGCTTCATCCTCCGCCTACGGCGATGCGGAAGTTGACCAAAAGCATGAAGAGTTAAAACCCGCGCCGCTGTCGCCTTATGGCGCCGCAAAATTATCGAGCGAATTATATTGCCAGGCGTTTTATCATT
This window harbors:
- a CDS encoding SDR family oxidoreductase, with the protein product MTRFIVTGGAGFIGSHIVERLLDEEHQVVVIDDLSTGRIENADPFKDRIDFQQIDLRNLDDVRRAVEGADHVFHQAALPSVPRSIENPLESHHVNVTGTVNLLIAAKDADVKRFVYAASSSAYGDAEVDQKHEELKPAPLSPYGAAKLSSELYCQAFYHSYGLETVCLRYFNVFGPRQNPFSAYTGVLAIFIPLMLKGEQPTIFGDGSASRDFTFVKNNVDANMLALTAKDAPGEVINIACGKQYTILEIVDAINQILGTNIQPKFEGVRAGDIKHSLASIEKAKTTLGYEPAISFEEGLRTTIEWYRKELGL